The proteins below are encoded in one region of Actinomycetota bacterium:
- a CDS encoding 23S rRNA (pseudouridine(1915)-N(3))-methyltransferase RlmH, whose translation MKITVLAVGRLKERWWRQAADEYLKRLRPYADVREVEVADRDVTCDEARALREEGDALLRALPAGAHVIALEIGGAQLSSEAFAERIEALKTGGVSHVAFVVGGAXXXRCRTNWRAWCCSSRSTALRASPEASRTTADRPLAAPRARVPSPPGGVSV comes from the coding sequence GTGAAGATCACGGTGCTCGCGGTCGGGCGCCTGAAGGAGCGCTGGTGGCGTCAGGCGGCCGACGAGTACCTGAAGCGCCTGCGCCCGTACGCCGACGTGCGCGAGGTCGAGGTCGCCGACCGCGACGTGACGTGCGACGAGGCGCGCGCGCTTCGCGAGGAGGGCGACGCGCTCCTGCGCGCGCTGCCTGCGGGCGCGCACGTGATCGCGCTGGAGATCGGTGGCGCGCAACTGTCGAGCGAGGCGTTCGCGGAGCGGATCGAGGCACTCAAGACCGGCGGCGTGAGCCACGTCGCGTTCGTCGTGGGCGGGGCNNNNNNNNNNCGCTGCCGCACCAACTGGCGCGCGTGGTGCTGTTCGAGCAGGTCTACCGCGCTGCGCGCATCGCCAGAGGCGAGCCGTACCACCGCTGACCGGCCGCTCGCTGCTCCGCGTGCCCGCGTGCCGTCGCCTCCCGGCGGGGTGAGCGTCTAG
- a CDS encoding PDZ domain-containing protein, which produces MTDETAAPEGAAPQPPAPAQPPGYYAAPALHVTPSPDAGPLPVCDYAGDSEEPCEEPAKVRRWSGCAVVVAAMIGALVGGALVAGVALWAFRSLAAEADGGSGPGAGADAAESVPVSAPLRTDGSEDAAVAVADKVTPSVVSVGVQKMVVNGMTGRRGYQQAGNGSGIIIRDNGYVLTNNHVIEGADRIFVAIGVDEVEAKVVGADPLTDLAVIKVERIGLPAADLGSSAGLKVGEFVMAVGSPFGLEKTVTTGIISALQRTGDAGGAARYTNLIQTDAAINPGNSGGALVDAAGRVIGINTLIESPTGSYGAAQSAGIGFAIPIDFARDVAEQLIATGRAQHPYMGVQTQSVTPESAASLGLAAERGALVMLVVAGSPAEDAGLARGDVIVKVGDRDVATSEDVFGEVREGGIGKPLDVVVMRKDERRTITVTLGSDSARTQ; this is translated from the coding sequence ATGACCGATGAGACCGCTGCTCCGGAGGGCGCCGCCCCGCAGCCGCCCGCGCCCGCACAGCCGCCCGGCTACTACGCCGCGCCCGCTCTGCACGTGACTCCGTCACCGGACGCCGGCCCGCTGCCGGTGTGCGACTACGCCGGCGACTCGGAGGAGCCCTGCGAGGAGCCCGCGAAGGTGCGGCGCTGGTCGGGCTGCGCGGTGGTCGTCGCGGCGATGATCGGCGCGCTCGTCGGAGGCGCGCTCGTCGCCGGCGTCGCGCTGTGGGCGTTCCGCTCGCTGGCCGCGGAGGCGGACGGTGGGTCCGGCCCTGGTGCCGGCGCGGACGCCGCCGAGAGTGTCCCCGTGTCGGCGCCGCTGCGCACGGACGGCAGCGAGGACGCGGCGGTCGCCGTGGCCGACAAGGTCACGCCGTCGGTGGTCAGCGTCGGCGTCCAGAAGATGGTCGTCAACGGGATGACCGGCAGGCGCGGCTACCAGCAGGCGGGCAACGGCTCGGGGATCATCATCCGCGACAACGGCTACGTCCTCACGAACAACCACGTCATCGAAGGAGCCGACCGGATCTTCGTGGCGATCGGCGTGGACGAGGTCGAAGCGAAGGTCGTGGGGGCGGATCCGCTGACGGACCTCGCGGTCATCAAGGTCGAGCGCATCGGACTGCCCGCCGCCGACCTCGGCAGCAGCGCGGGTCTGAAGGTCGGGGAGTTCGTGATGGCGGTCGGCAGCCCGTTCGGGCTGGAGAAGACCGTGACCACCGGCATCATCTCGGCGCTGCAGCGCACCGGCGACGCCGGTGGCGCCGCGCGCTACACCAACCTCATCCAGACCGACGCGGCGATCAACCCCGGCAACTCGGGCGGCGCGCTCGTCGACGCGGCGGGCCGGGTGATCGGCATCAACACGCTCATCGAGTCGCCCACGGGCAGCTACGGCGCGGCGCAGTCGGCGGGGATCGGGTTCGCGATCCCTATCGACTTCGCGCGCGACGTCGCCGAGCAGCTCATCGCCACCGGCCGCGCGCAGCACCCGTACATGGGCGTGCAGACGCAGTCGGTCACGCCCGAGAGCGCCGCGTCGCTCGGTCTGGCGGCCGAGCGCGGCGCGCTCGTCATGCTCGTGGTCGCCGGCTCGCCCGCCGAGGATGCCGGCCTGGCGCGCGGCGACGTGATCGTCAAGGTGGGTGACCGTGACGTCGCGACCTCCGAGGACGTCTTCGGCGAGGTGCGCGAGGGCGGCATCGGCAAGCCGCTCGACGTGGTCGTCATGCGCAAGGACGAGCGCCGCACCATCACCGTCACGCTCGGCTCGGACTCGGCGCGCACGCAGTGA
- a CDS encoding NADH-quinone oxidoreductase subunit N: MSVALLRHLAPELLLLVGACAALFTGRLPGAGRTTAWIGAGVAAAAGVAALLVPAGGTALGGMLAFEGTALFGRAAVGALTAVWCIWLAGRGMPGEPRSVAVAQALLSAGGAMLLAAAADLVTFFLAAELSTMPAYVLMGYRRRDAAALEGALKYFLLSMLTGLVTLYGLSLLFGASGTSLYAEIDLSRAGMLGIVGAVMAVSGVFAKLSAAPFHFWAPDAYAGAPAASVAFVSTVPKVAGTVALVRLAAVLVPQSAGLGAVFAIAAAASMLLGNLAAYPQSDLRRLMAYSGIAHSGYLLLGIAAGATAAGVTVLYAVAYAVPSMAVMLLAAEEGSTLGDLSGLVTRRPWAAWALAAWLLSLVGVPPLWGFFGKLYLFSTAYGAGQVALVVLALAMSAVSAGYYFRVLRPAFLAPAAAEREPAARSWESAIALRACALATLALGAFGGPLLALLGAPAG; the protein is encoded by the coding sequence GTGAGCGTGGCGCTGCTGCGACATCTGGCTCCCGAGCTGCTGCTGCTCGTCGGCGCGTGCGCCGCGCTGTTCACCGGGCGCCTGCCCGGGGCGGGGCGCACGACCGCGTGGATCGGCGCCGGTGTGGCCGCCGCGGCCGGCGTCGCGGCGCTGCTCGTGCCGGCCGGCGGGACGGCGCTGGGCGGCATGCTCGCGTTCGAGGGCACGGCGCTGTTCGGGCGCGCCGCGGTCGGTGCGCTGACGGCGGTGTGGTGCATCTGGCTCGCGGGTCGCGGCATGCCCGGCGAGCCGCGCAGCGTCGCGGTCGCGCAGGCGCTGCTGTCGGCGGGCGGCGCGATGCTGCTCGCGGCGGCGGCCGACCTGGTGACGTTCTTCCTCGCCGCGGAGCTGTCGACGATGCCCGCGTACGTGCTCATGGGCTACCGCCGTCGCGACGCGGCCGCGCTCGAAGGTGCGCTCAAGTACTTCCTGCTCTCGATGCTCACCGGGCTGGTGACGCTCTACGGCCTCTCGCTGCTGTTCGGCGCGTCCGGCACCTCGCTGTACGCGGAGATCGACCTGTCGCGCGCCGGCATGTTGGGCATCGTGGGCGCCGTCATGGCGGTCTCGGGCGTCTTCGCCAAGCTGTCGGCGGCGCCGTTCCACTTCTGGGCTCCCGACGCCTACGCCGGTGCGCCCGCGGCCTCGGTCGCGTTCGTCTCGACCGTGCCAAAGGTCGCCGGCACGGTCGCGCTGGTCCGCCTGGCCGCGGTCCTCGTCCCGCAGTCGGCGGGTCTCGGCGCGGTGTTCGCGATCGCGGCGGCCGCGTCCATGCTGCTCGGCAACCTCGCGGCCTACCCGCAGAGCGACCTGCGCCGGCTGATGGCGTACTCGGGCATCGCCCACAGCGGCTACCTGTTGCTCGGCATCGCGGCGGGCGCCACCGCGGCCGGCGTCACCGTGCTGTACGCGGTGGCCTACGCCGTCCCGTCGATGGCGGTGATGCTGCTCGCCGCTGAGGAGGGGAGCACGCTCGGCGACTTGAGCGGGCTCGTCACGCGGCGCCCGTGGGCCGCGTGGGCGCTGGCCGCGTGGCTGCTGTCGCTCGTGGGTGTCCCGCCGCTGTGGGGCTTCTTCGGGAAGCTGTACCTGTTCTCCACCGCGTACGGTGCCGGGCAGGTCGCGCTCGTCGTGCTCGCGCTGGCGATGAGCGCGGTGTCCGCGGGCTACTACTTCCGCGTGCTGCGCCCCGCGTTCCTCGCTCCGGCTGCCGCCGAGCGCGAGCCGGCGGCGCGCTCGTGGGAGAGCGCGATCGCGCTGCGGGCGTGCGCGCTCGCGACGCTGGCGCTCGGTGCGTTCGGAGGACCGCTGCTCGCATTGCTCGGGGCGCCGGCCGGATAG